GATCGCGTCCGCCTGGCGCAGCAGGTCGGCGTAGTCCTTGCGCACTTCGCCGAGGATACGCACGCCGAGACCCGGTCCCGGGAACGGATGGCGGTACACCATCTCGCGCGGCAATCCGAGCTCAACGCCCATCTTGCGCACCTCGTCCTTGAACAGCTCGCGCAGCGGCTCGACCAGCTTCATGCGCATGTTCGCCGGCAGGCCGCCGACGTTGTGGTGCGATTTGATGACGTGCGCCTTGCCGGTCTTGCTGCCCGCAGATTCGATGACGTCCGGGTAGATAGTGCCCTGGGCCAGCCAGTCGACGCCGGTAAGTTTGTTGGCCTCTTCGTCGAACACCTTCACGAACAGGCCGCCGATGATCTTGCGCTTCTTCTCGGGGTCGTTCTCGCCGCGCAGGGCGTCGAGGAAACGTGCCTCGGCATCGACGCGGATCACTTTCACGCCGAGGTTGTCGGCGAAGATTTTCATGACCTGGTCGCCTTCGTTGAGGCGCATCAGGCCGTGATCGACGAACACACAGGTGAGCTGCTCGCCGATCGCCTTGTGCAGCAGTGCAGCGACCACCGAAGAATCCACGCCACCGGAAAGGCCCAGCAGCACCTTGCCCTTGCCCACCTGCGCGCGTACGCGCGTGATGGCGTCTTCGATGATGTTGCCGACGCTCCACAGTGGCTCGCAGCCGCAGATCTCGCGCACGAAACGTTCTAGCAGCGCAGCGCCCTGAAGAGTGTGCGTGACCTCGGGATGGAACTGCACGGCGTAGAACCGGCGGGATTCGTCGACCATTGCCGCAAGCGGCGCGTTCGCGCTCTGCGCCACGGCGGTGAAACCCGGCGGCAAAACTTCGACGCGATCGCCATGGCTCATCCACACGTCGAGCACCGCTTTGCCCGCGGCATCCCGGCGATCGAACAGCCCATCGAACAACTTGTTGGGCGCGGTGGCCGTGACCTCGGCGTAGCCGAACTCACGGTGATTGCTGGGCAGCACCTTGCCGCCGAGCTGCTGCGCCATGGTCTGCATGCCGTAACAGATGCCGAGCACGGGCACGCCGAGCTCGAACACCACCTGCGGTGAACGTGGTGGTTCCTGGTCGGTGACGGATTCAGGGCCGCCGGACAGGATGATGCCCTTGGGTCTCCACTTGCGGACGTCGTCGTTGCTTACGTCCCAGGGCAGGATCTCGCAGTACACGCCGAGCTCGCGCACGCGGCGCGCGATGAGCTGGGTGTACTGGGCGCCGAAGTCGAGGATCAGGACGCGCGCGGAGTGGATGTCGGTCTGCTGACTCGTTGAACTCATCGCCGCACTCGTCATGGTTTACCTCTCGCGACTAGGAAACACGATAGTTAGGTGCTTCCTTGGTGATCTGCACGTCGTGCACGTGGCTCTCGCGCATGCCGGCGCCGGTGACCCGCACGAATTTCGGATTCTTGCGCATGGCTTCGATGCTGGTGCTGCCGGTGTAACCCATGGCCGCGCGCAATCCGCCCGCCAGCTGATGGATGATAGACACGAGGCTGCCCTTGTAGGGGACGCGGCCTTCGACGCCTTCGGGCACGAGCTTCTCCAGCTCCGCCGCGGTGTCCTGGAAATAGCGATCGGCCGAGCCGTGGCGCTCGCTCATGGCACCCAAACTACCCATGCCGCGATACGCCTTGTACGACGCGCCCTGGTAGAGCTCGACCTCGCCAGGGGATTCTTCGGTGCCGGCGAACAGCCCGCCGATCATCACGCAATCCGCGCCGGCGACAATGGCCTTGGCGATGTCGCCCGAGAAACGGATGCCGCCGTCCGCGATGACCGGCACCTTGTTTTCGACCGCGGCCGACACGTTCGATACCGCCGAGATCTGCGGCACTCCGACGCCAGCGACGATACGCGTGGTGCAGATCGAGCCCGGGCCGATGCCGACCTTGATGCCGTCGACGCCGGCCTTCACGAGGTCCTTCGCGGCATCGCTGGTCGCGACGTTGCCGCCGATGATCTGCAGGTCGCCCCACTTCGCCTTGATGCGTTTGATCATGTCCAGCACGCCTTTCGAATGGCCGTGCGCGGTATCGACGACGACCACGTCGACGCCGGCATCACGCAGCGCGGCCACCCGATCGAGGGTGTCGAACGCCGTGCCGACGGCCGCGCCGACGCGCAGGCGGCCGGAGGAATCCTTGCAGGCGCGCGGAAACTCGGTGGCTTTCTGGAAATCCTTCACGGTGATCATGCCGCGCAGTTCTTCGTTGCCGTTGACCACCAGCACCTTCTCGATGCGGTGTTTGTGCAGCAGCAGCAGCACCTCGTCCTTCGGCGCGTTTTCGCGCACGGTGACCAGCCGCTCTTTCGGCGTCATGACGGACGACACCGGCGCGTCGAGCTTCACTTCGAAACGCAGGTCGCGGTGCGTGACGATGCCGACGACCTTGGCGCCCTGCACCACCGGCACGCCGGAGATGCCCTTCGATCTGGTTAGTTCGATGACCTGGCGGATCGTCATATCGGGCGGGACCGTGATCGGGTCGCGGATCACGCCGCTCTCGAACTTCTTCACCCGCGCCACTTCGGCGGCCTGACCCTCGATGGTCATGCTCTTGTGGACGATGCCGATGCCGCCTTCCTGGGCCATGGTGATGGCGAGGCGCGCTTCGGTGACGGTGTCCATGGCAGCGGACACGAGCGGGAGATTGAGACGGATTTCGCGGGTGAGGCGCGTTCCTAGGTCGACTTCGCGCGGCAGGATTTCCGAGTAAGCCGGGACTAAAAGAACGTCGTCGAAGGTCAACGCTTCTTCAAGAATTCGCATGGGGTTTGTTCGGGGGGTAGCGAACGATGCGGGATTGTACGCAGGTCGATGCGGTCGGTAAACGGGGGACTTTGCCCGCCGGGTTGGTAACCCATTCAATGGAATACACTCGCGACCGTGAATTTCACGTTGTTCCCACCCGACCCGCCACGCGCGCCGCCCCCGCGCGCCGAACGCGACGTCTACAGCGTTTCCCGTCTCAATAAAGAAGTGCGGCTGCTGCTGGAATCGGGTTTGCCGCTGTTGTGGCTCGAAGGGGAACTTTCCAACTTCGCCGCACCTGCCTCCGGCCATTGGTATTTCTCGCTCAAGGACGCCAATGCGCAGGTGCGCTGCGCCATGTGGCGGCAGAAAAATCAGTTGGTGAAGTTTCGCCCCAAGGACGGCATGGCCGTACTGGTCCGGGCGCGTGTCGGCCTGTACGAGCCGCGCGGCGAATACCAGTTGCTCATCGAGCACATCGAGGAAGCCGGCGAAGGCGCGCTCAGGCGCGAGTTCGAGAAACTCAAGGCCAAGCTCGCCGCGGAAGGGTTGTTTGCCCTCGAACGCAAGCGGCCATTGCCGGCGGTTCCGCGCCGCATCGGCATCGTCACCTCGCCCACCGGAGCTGCGGTGCACGACATCTTGCGCGTGCTGCGCGCGCGCTTCGCCGCGGCGTCGGTTCTGGTGTATCCCACGGCCGTGCAGGGCGCGGCGGCGGTACCGGAAATCGTGCGCGCAATCGAAACCGCCTCGCGGCGCGCGGAAGTGGACGTGCTGATCGTCGCGCGCGGCGGCGGCTCGCTCGAGGACTTGTGGTGCTTCAACGACGAACGCGTGGCGCGCGCCATCGCCGCGTGCCGTATCCCGACCATCTCGGGCGTGGGCCACGAAGTCGACGTGACGATCGCCGATTTCGTCGCCGACCTGCGCGCGCCGACGCCCTCCGCGGCCGCGCTCGCCGCCGTTCCCGACAAGGCTGCGTGGCTCGAATCGTTGTCGCTGTTCGAAACGCGCCTCGGCGGCGCGATGCGCCGCTACCTGCGCACGCTCGGTCTGGCACTCGAGACCTTCGCGCAGCGGCTGCAGATCTCGCATCCCGGCGCGCAGCTCATGCAGCACGCGCAGCGGCTCGACGACCTCGAGCAGCGGCTGCGCCTCGCGCTGCGCGCGGGCGTGCTCGGGCGGCAGCAGCGGCTGGAGAACCTCAGCACTCGTTTGTGGCGCGAGAATCCGCGTCACCGGCTCGAAGCGTTGTGCGCGCATGCGGCGACGCTGCGCACGCGCCTGGCCGGCGCTATGCAGGCGAAGGTTGGCGCCCTGGAGCTGCGG
This sequence is a window from Pseudomonadota bacterium. Protein-coding genes within it:
- the guaA gene encoding glutamine-hydrolyzing GMP synthase, producing MSSTSQQTDIHSARVLILDFGAQYTQLIARRVRELGVYCEILPWDVSNDDVRKWRPKGIILSGGPESVTDQEPPRSPQVVFELGVPVLGICYGMQTMAQQLGGKVLPSNHREFGYAEVTATAPNKLFDGLFDRRDAAGKAVLDVWMSHGDRVEVLPPGFTAVAQSANAPLAAMVDESRRFYAVQFHPEVTHTLQGAALLERFVREICGCEPLWSVGNIIEDAITRVRAQVGKGKVLLGLSGGVDSSVVAALLHKAIGEQLTCVFVDHGLMRLNEGDQVMKIFADNLGVKVIRVDAEARFLDALRGENDPEKKRKIIGGLFVKVFDEEANKLTGVDWLAQGTIYPDVIESAGSKTGKAHVIKSHHNVGGLPANMRMKLVEPLRELFKDEVRKMGVELGLPREMVYRHPFPGPGLGVRILGEVRKDYADLLRQADAIFIEELRRHDLYDKTSQAFAVFLPVRSVGVMGDGRRYDYVVSLRAVETVDFMTAHWARLPYDFLDICSRRIVNEVKGISRVVYDISGKPPATIEWE
- the guaB gene encoding IMP dehydrogenase translates to MRILEEALTFDDVLLVPAYSEILPREVDLGTRLTREIRLNLPLVSAAMDTVTEARLAITMAQEGGIGIVHKSMTIEGQAAEVARVKKFESGVIRDPITVPPDMTIRQVIELTRSKGISGVPVVQGAKVVGIVTHRDLRFEVKLDAPVSSVMTPKERLVTVRENAPKDEVLLLLHKHRIEKVLVVNGNEELRGMITVKDFQKATEFPRACKDSSGRLRVGAAVGTAFDTLDRVAALRDAGVDVVVVDTAHGHSKGVLDMIKRIKAKWGDLQIIGGNVATSDAAKDLVKAGVDGIKVGIGPGSICTTRIVAGVGVPQISAVSNVSAAVENKVPVIADGGIRFSGDIAKAIVAGADCVMIGGLFAGTEESPGEVELYQGASYKAYRGMGSLGAMSERHGSADRYFQDTAAELEKLVPEGVEGRVPYKGSLVSIIHQLAGGLRAAMGYTGSTSIEAMRKNPKFVRVTGAGMRESHVHDVQITKEAPNYRVS
- the xseA gene encoding exodeoxyribonuclease VII large subunit, translated to MNFTLFPPDPPRAPPPRAERDVYSVSRLNKEVRLLLESGLPLLWLEGELSNFAAPASGHWYFSLKDANAQVRCAMWRQKNQLVKFRPKDGMAVLVRARVGLYEPRGEYQLLIEHIEEAGEGALRREFEKLKAKLAAEGLFALERKRPLPAVPRRIGIVTSPTGAAVHDILRVLRARFAAASVLVYPTAVQGAAAVPEIVRAIETASRRAEVDVLIVARGGGSLEDLWCFNDERVARAIAACRIPTISGVGHEVDVTIADFVADLRAPTPSAAALAAVPDKAAWLESLSLFETRLGGAMRRYLRTLGLALETFAQRLQISHPGAQLMQHAQRLDDLEQRLRLALRAGVLGRQQRLENLSTRLWRENPRHRLEALCAHAATLRTRLAGAMQAKVGALELRLALASRTLDAVSPLATLGRGFSVVSRVRDGTLLRDAAQAPVGTEIEARLARGRVRARVEKSLEDGND